The window TGAGTCATTAAACCAGTTACGCACTGCACCCAAAAGCAATTGTTCAGGAATTTAGCAACAAGAAAATGAATCAATCTATAATTGATTGCACGTTTTACTTTTATTCCTTAGAAATTAATCAAGTAAAAGATGAGTTTAAGGATCAAATGGTAATGGAGAAAATCAAACTAATGCTTTCAGTAGTAATCACTCACGTTTATGTTCCACGTGCTCGCCGTTGATCTGGTCCACTAATCGCAATTGTACCTCCACATACAGTCCGCGGCTGGCAAGAAGGGTTTTTGAATCATCCAAATGCAAGAACAAAGAAAGGCTTTTGCCCTTCTCTTGTCCAGTACCTTTGGGATAGAGATATATTCTCCTGGAATCAATAACTTAAAAACAGTTCAGACTTAAGCTGCTAGTTAGTATGAAGTGTAAAATGGTGGAAGCATAAATCAGTACCATTTATGACCACCAGCAGTGAACACTTCAGAGAAATGGAATTCCTTATTCAATTCAAGAAATGTTGAGTGATTCCATCTTCACTGCCCAATTGTCCAGGGctttattatttctttaattccttCTAACATGTCACTGGATTCGATGAGTATGTTTACATATAGACTATGGACTATAAAGTAAGAACCTGTTCTGTTCTTAAGAAGAGAAGTCAGGGATTTCATTGTTAAAATGGTCTACCGTATTTGTCATAATTGGTGAGTAAAACCGTTTACCTCCATGTATTAGCATAACCCGCTTGAATTTTAAGTGGTCCATTCTTTTCAATGAGTTTCAGTTTTCCATTGAATTTTCAGAGGGGACCAAGATTTCAGTGTGGGCACCACACATATAGGGTTTGCGAGCAGGTTAAATAGAGACCATCTGATGAAACCTTGATAATCTCATAACTATCTTTCAAAAAGTCTGATATAGTTATGAGAATAATATTTACATTCACAAACTCAGATgtcttaagttcgactcccattaggcataccttgggccactcacacggggatgTTTAGTTCCCGTGGGACtaatcaggccgaaggcctaaaTACCCatccttagcaaaaaaaaacagAGCTTGGTACAAAATGAGCTTAATCATAGTTCTAAGTTGAAACTTATATAAGGATgacatcagaatcagatggtgTGAGACCTAGGTGCAAATCAActatataaatatttatattattttccaCCATATTTAAAACGCTTCAAATTAAACTAGTGGTGTTTGATCTGTATATATGTAGTAGCTTACAATTACAGGTAACAATACCCCATTTATAAATTGCagcttttcaaattcaaaacacaATAATAACCATTAGATTGCACTTAAATTACATTGTTCTAAACCACATCTTATAAGAACATCAGGCGCAACTTAAAACAGCAATAAAAGTTTGTTCCGAGGGTACCATAACCAAAAAATTTCAGCAACATAATATATCACTACTACCAAGTAGAGACAAAGTTTCTTGTTTATAAGCAGATATACTTCCTCAAGGCTGAGGTAATCTCATCTATCAGATCTCGCTGAATAACCTAAGCCATAGAAAGTTACTGAGTTCATCAGAAGCTTTTCCTCTCATTCTGATTTGGAGCCCTGTTTCTCTATTACTCCAATGAGTAGAAGGTGTGCTTCAACGATGCAGACATCTTTCACCAAGTATCCCTTTGATTGGTCTCTGAAACTATCGAGAGACAGAAAATTTCTGAGACCATAATTATTATTTGAGTCATTAAACCATCTCTGCCCTGCAACCGAAAACAAATACTCATGAACTCGGGAACAAGAAATCGATTCGACCTTTTGAAGGAGCTAATGGCAACGGagaaaagcaaaataaaattttttggtACAGACTCACTTTTCTTTTCCACGTGCTTGCCGTCGACTTGGTCCACTACTCGCAATTGGTACTCCACATACACTCCTCGGCCAGGAAGAAGGGTTGTTGAATCATTCAACtccagaaacaaagaaaggcTTTTGCCTTCCTCTTCACCACAACCTTTGGGCCTGAGTATTATTCTCCTGAAATCAATAACTAAACAGTTAAAAGACTTCAGCTGATAGTTATGTAAGTGTAAAAATGGTGGAAGCAAAATTGGCACCATTTATGACCACCAGCAGTGAACACTTCAGAGAAATGAGATTCTTTATTTAATTCGGAGAACTTGTCTATCTTCCAGGTATAGTTACAAGTGTCAGGCCCTGCTTTCATCAACAAACACTCCCTTTTCCCTGCAACACTCTCTCTGTGGACAAAGACTTCAGCTCCAAACACACAAATGTCATCGACCAAGTATCCATTCGTAGGGTCATTGAATTCTTTCAGGCTAATTAATCTGTCGAACCCAGATTGAGTTCTTGATGCACGGAATCTTCTTGCTCTTCCATTGGCATCTAGTGTCATTTATGGCAGTTTTTCAAGCATAACAAATTAGGCAGATGACTATGTATAAAACTAAGAGTTGAAGACAAAGTTTGTGTTAGATTTGAGTCTTGTCATTGTCACAAgcattaaacaaataaaagtaaGACACAgcttataaataaattttaatttgacGAAGTGTAATTGAAGAAAGCCACCTTGGATGCCCAAGTACTTGTCCCCAAGTTGGTCAAGCAACAACAGCCTGAACAAGGCATGGACCTCCCAACCTGGAGAGAGGGAGTCTGTTTCTGAGATTTCCAAGTAGAGAGAGATGTGCCCTTCCCCATTTTTGCCCTTGTTTCCTTTTGGGTACAGGCAGAGTTTCCTGTAATACACCAATTATATGTTTCTAGTAGTTAACATTAACAACCTGCATTATTCTCAGAAGGGGGAGAAGGAGGGGGAAAGCTGATGAGGACATAACAAATATGATAAGGAAGTTATAAGCTGATGAATAAAGTACCATTTGTATCCACCTGCTTCGAAATTGCCAGATTCGTATCTTTCAAGTGAGGAATTTGAAAGCAAGGAAAATGACTTAATCCTAAGTTCGAAATGAGTTGGAGGTTCATCCCTTATTGTTCTTGACACTACTGTTGCAGAACATGAAATTGAAGTAAATATTAAGTTCTTCacgaaaaaagaaaggaaattgcCAGTAGGGATTGAGTGGAAGTATAAGCCTTCTGCGAACCTTCTTTACTATCGACAGGGGAAAGCGCCATGTGGTCTGGGTATAATTTTGTTACTCAATTCTAATCTCTGCTATGCAGTTTAGAAGCCTAGTTCCTTTCACAAGGGTTGACGGAGCACTCAGTTCTGCATTTGGAATTCAAAAGGAAGTCATTTCCTATTGCTATCTATTCAAGGTCTGCAAAGCCGAGAAATAACAAACCATTGATTGATTCCTGCTATAGTTATTTTGAAGCAAGTCATTTCCCTTGCTCCAAGAAATAACAAACCATTTTCCCGTTCTTGTTCACAACCTTTGATTCTGGCGGGATTCTAGAATCTGGTGTCGATCAAAcgagagagaagaaatagaagagaaagattCTGACCTTTTCCAGCGAAAGGAACTGGGCTTCAGGAGAAGTCGATCGTCGCTCACCGCTGCCTCACCTGCAGAGTCGAGTATCAGAAACGAAGGAAACCTTAAAATCAACGGTGTTTTTTGCGTGGTGGCCCTTTTTTATAttagaaaagaaggggaaagttttccttcacggAGAAAAATTCATCCACAGCCACTTGTTTAGAAAGACTTTGCAGGGGGTGGGATAGTAATACGAAATTTCTCAAAAGCATAGGATTTTATGTTATTTAAATGTACGGGGTGGGATTTAGAGCAATCAATCACAAATTGGTTGGAGAGTTGCAATAATTCTCTTAAGAGGTTTTAGTGTATCTTGTATTGTCTTATGTGGATTCacatataattattattagatcttactaaaaaaaaacaGCATAATTTATTATTGGTCTTATATTTCTAATTAGATTGGTTTATGGATTCATTGCACATGGAAGTAAAATTataatggagaaagttttctatGTCATTGGGTGAATGATGGAATAGTTCAGATGTGACTCTCTCATTGTTCACTTaatctcccctcccccctatTGTAGAGTTCCGattgttttattcttttggtgaaGATTGTAGTCTTGATGCCCCATTCACTGTGGGTTCAAAAAAACTTGGTCCAATTATAATTGTGTGGGGATTATAATTTTCTGATTCTCTaatttataaaacaaaaaaaagtgtTCATTGTTTTTGTGGGAAAACCCATTTTACAAGTAAAGAAGAGATCAATTTATGAAGTAGAGAGTGGAGTACGTAGCTTTTGGgtttaatgaaaaaatatgtGACCCATCAGTGAGTTGCCCAGATGATTATGGCGAATTAGAGATTGTGTGGACAGACGCATGGGTTGAAGTAGTATGAattatgaagaaaaagaaatgtgagattttgtttaatttgttttgtttgttttttctagTAAACAGAAATAAAGTGGTCAGTAGTCCACCGAAagaggaacaaaagaaaaagaggtgCTTGTGTTGTGTGTATCAAAAGGATAATTTCCAATCCGATATTATATGGTTTTGGGTTATGTGATAAAATCTTATTTCCACCATATTCTTCTTTCAAAAGATATATTGTAAATATatttcttatttaaaaaaaaatcatattaccTCATTGTATTAGCATATCCCTCTTGAATGTTAAGTGGTATTTTCAATGAGTTTCAGTTTTTCGTTGAGTTTTCAAAGGGGTCCCAGATTTAAGTGTGAGCGCGCCCACAAATATAGGGTTTGCGGGTGGGTTAAATAAAGACCATCTGATGAAACCTTGATTAATCTCATAACTACCTTTCAAAAAGTCTGATATAGTTATAAGATTAATATTTACATTCACAAGAGATGAAAGCTTGGGACAAAATTAGCTTAATCACAGTTCTAAGTTGAAACTTGTATCAGGATGACATCGGAGTCAGATGGTGTGACACCTAGGTgcaaataaattatataaatatttatattattttcaaCCATATTTAAAACGCTTCAGATTAAACTTGTGGTGTTTGATCTGTATATATGTAGCTTACAATTACATGTAACAATACCCCATTTATAAATTGCAGCTTTTCGAATTCAAAACAGAATAATATAACCATTAGATTACACTTAGtaacataataataaatcaGTACTAGCAAGTAGAGTCAAGTGTTCAAGTTTATAAACTGATACTTCCTCAATGGTGAGGTAATCCCATCGACCAGATCTAGGTGAATAACCAAAGCCATAGAAAGTAACTGAGCTCATCAAATGCTTTTCCTCTCATTCTGACTTGGAGCCCTGTTTCTCTATTACTCCAATGAGTAGAAGGTGTGCTTCAACGATGCAGACATCTTTCACCAAGTATCCCTTTGATTGGTCTCTGAAACTATCGAGAGACAGAAAATTTCTACCACCCCAACTCTTATCTGAGTCATTAAACCAGTGGTGCACTGTACCCAAAATCAAATGCTCATGAATTTCAGAACAAGAAATCGCAACCAATTTTAAATCCATTACAACATGAACAACAACCATCCAACAACAAGAACAAAGAAAGGCTTTTGCCTTTTGCTTCTCCATTACCATTGGGATAAAGAGATATTCTCCTGAAATCAAGTACTTAAAACAGTTCAGACTTTCAGCTGCTAGTTTGTGTGAAGTCTAAAATTGGTGGAAGCATAAATTAATTGGTACCATTTATGACATCCAGCAATGAACACTTCAGAGGAATGGCATTCATTAGCCAATTCAGAGAACTTCTCTATCTTCCAGGTATGGTTACAACTGACAGGTCCGGCTGTCATCAACAGACACTCCCCTTTGCCTGCAACACTCTCTTTGTGTACAAAGACTTCAGCTCCAAACACAGAAGTGTCGTTGACCAAGTATCCATTAGTAGGGTGATTGAATTCTTTCAGGGTAATGAATCTGTCCCACCCGGATTTAGTTTTTGTTTCACGGAATCTCCTTGTTCTTCCGTTGGCATCTAGTGTCATATATGGCAGTTTTTCAATCTTAATCAATTAGACACAGATGACTATATGAAACTAAGAGTTGAAGACGAAATTTTGTTAGATTTGAGTCATGTCATTGTCACAAGCATTAAACAAAATATTAGTAAGACAGGGCTTATGAATGAATTTTTAATTTGATAAGTGCAATTTGAAGAAAGCTATCCACCTTGGATGATCAAGTACTTGTCTCTACGTTGGTCAAGCAGCAACAACCTAAACAAGGCATGGACCTCCCAACCTGGAGAGAGGGAGGTTGTCTCTGAGATTTCCAAATAAAGAGAGATGTGCCCTTCTCCATTTACATCCTTGTTTCCTTTTGGGTACAGACAGAGTTTCCTGCAATGCAATGCACCAATTGTATGTGTTTAATGATAGTTAACTATACATatacattattattattctgaAGAAAATAGGGGTTCCCTTTATTTAATTGTATGTGTTTAATAATAAAGTACCATTTGTATCCACCTGCTTCGAAATTGCCAGAGTCGTATCTTTCAAGTGAGGACTTTGAGAGCAAGGAAAATGAGTCGATCCTAAGTTGGAAGTGAGTTGGAGGTTCATCCCTTCTTGTTCTTGACACTAGTACTGTTGCAGAAGatgaaatatttgaaaaagTAGTAAATATTAAGTTGTTACacgaaaaaagaaaggaaattgtGAGGAGGGATTGAGTGGGAAGTAGACGAACCTTCTTTACTATCGACAGAGAAAAGCGCCATCTTGACTGGGTATAATTTTGTTACTCAATTCCTTTCATGAGGGTTGAAGGAGTATTCAGTTCTGCATTTGGAATTCAAAAGCCCCTTTTTATAGATCTATTCAAGGTCAGTCAGCAAAGCCGAGAAATAACAAACCATTGATTCCTGCTATAGTTTACTTTGCAGCAAGTCATTTCCCTTGATCCAAGAAATAACAAACCATTTTCCGGCTCTTGTTTACAACCTTTGGGTTGATTCTTGCGGGAATCCAGAATCTGGTAACGATCAAacgagagagaaaatatagaaGAGAAAGATTCTGACCTTTTCCAGCGAAAGGAACTAGGCTTCAGGAGAAGTCGACCGTCTCTCCCCGCTGCCTCACTTGCAGAGTCGAGAGTATAAGAAACGAAGGAAACTTGGAATCAGGCGgtattttgaggggttttttttatattaaaacagagtgggaaagttttccttcacggAGAAGGATTCATCCACAGCCATTTGTTTGAAAGGGCTTTGCAGGGGTGGGTCGGGACAGTGGTACGAAATTACTCTAAAGCGTAGGATTTTATGTTTGTTTGGTTGTAAACTTGTACAAGGTGGGATTTAGATCAAACAATCACAGATTGGTCGGAGAGTTGCAATcatggaatcaagtatcggtatcggattggtatcggcTGAGGCCGATCCCCCGATACCTGACCGATCTGGAGATGGGTATCGGTATCGTCCTGGGAATCGGATACTGATCCGGATCGGCCGATCCGACCCGatccataaaaaatatattttttttaactttaaacTCATATAGGACGaacagtagagagagagagagaaattcaaCCTTTCACAGTGCAGTAATTTCTCTGCCTGTTGAAGGAATCAAGTGGTTTGTTTCTTCGTTTTTTCTATCTTCAATAATCAACACCTCACTTTGATCTCCTTAATTCATTCAATTTCAATCAAGATAGCCAGCCAAATCGTTGTCTTAACTCTCATCTTCGTCGCCATCGTTGGCTGTGTATCCGCCCAAGCACCTGCCCCAACCCCCACCACTTCCCAAGCTGCCACCGCTCCAGCAGCAGATGCCACCATCCCATCTGGCTCCGCAGCAGCACTTACCCCAGGCTCTGACGCAGGTGCATTATCTCCCACCGAAGGCTCCGCCAACTCCCCTGTCGACAGTCCCATTGGCAACACCGACGATATTGCTGCATCCGTTCCTGCCTAAGAACCTTCCACACACAAGAACAGTGCATCATCCTTTGGGATTCTCCGCCGTCACCGGTGCCGCCGCAATTGCCGGTTACTTCCTCTTCTGAGCACTGAGTTGCCTTACTCCACTTTGCTATCTCATTATCAGATTCACTCTTTTTGTCATTCTCATTCTGATCCTGAGAATTCTTATTCTCCTTGGATTTATTGATGAGCATGACCCCGGAAGCGAGTAGGAAGAAAAGGATGAACCCTAACGCTGCAGCAATGGTGATCATCCTTtcaatttgtttatttatttatttttaaatttgaccGATCCTAACCGATACCGTGACAGATCCAGGAAAATTGTACGATTTTCGATCCTTAACCGATGCTTGATCGATCCTTATTGATACCAATCCGTATTGTATCTGTTTCGGCTGTAACAGataccaagttttaaaactttggttgcaatggatctctctctctctttttctttctttcttcgttATTGAGGTTTAGTGTATCTAAATATAATTGGGATGGTCTAGATGTGACTCCCTCACCTCCCTCCTTTTGTACTTCACCACGGGTtcaggaaaacttggtccaatTATAATTGTGTAGAGattatagtttttttattctctATATTACacacaaggggaaaaaaaaaattcattttttttgtgggaAAACCCTGTTACAAGTAAAGAAGAGATCAATTTGTGAATTGGAGAGTGGAGtaagtattttttttgggtttaatgaAAATATCAAGTTTTATCGGATGAATATAAGCATTCGTGTCAAACTAAATTAAATTTCTAGTGTTGTGTAATTGCTTGCTTGATTATTTTTCCTCGTATTTATGTATTTGTCCTCAATAAATGATATTGGGGTGAAGTTTGTCAGATTGTAGTAGGATGTCAATGAAGGTCTAAAACACAAAGTGGGGATAAGGAGTatagaataatattttttttcttcactataatgcacggttttttttttcttttttgttttaacaTCTGCGGAATTATTGGAGGAAAGGGGAGATgctgaaaaagaaagaggtgCACAAATGACTTTGATTCCaagatgaggaaagaaaaaaaaaaaatgaaagaaaagaaagggttTTGTCTATAGAAAAGACTACGTTCACAAGTGGGTAGGAGTCatgggtgtcaatgggccgggttggACTGGGTTTTataaaacctagcccaaccctaaggtTTCTTgattcaacccaagcccagcccagccctaggTAGTGTTaggatatctcagcccaggcccaaccctgtcgagtttagcccaacccaactcagCCTTAATGAACCCTGATTGAGCTGGGTTTAACCCAATccagtccaacccaatactatcggttacctggttgcttgatcttgatgcattgcagaggccaaagaccaaagttttcgtatGTGCGTAGATTGTGGAAAGCAAAAGAGTCTTTTCTACaagtacccattaataattattagcatatttatatgattatatactttaTAAACATGGTTgagttgggttgagacctcaacccaggcccaacccaaccttatgtggggcctgaaaatctcaaccctaacccatcctatgggctgaaatctcagctcAGCCCTGTTTGGGCTAGGGCTGGTTCAGGTTGACCGGTTTGACACCCCCAGTTGGAGTAGTATGAATTATGAATGAAAAGGAaagtgatattttttttttttttccaaataaacAAAAGTAAAGCACTGAGTAACCCATCGGAAGATATTGAGGTTGCGTTTTTAAggtttttcaattatttttggatgCAACAGAAGCTAGGAGCAAATTGGCAAAATTCCACTTCGTTGGTATTGATTTTGTGAGATCATAAAGGATCAATAGTATGTAGGTACTTTGAGATTGATGGTGGGCATAGACATCATAGATCGGGTAGGAAGTGATGATGGTAAAGGGTTCAAGATTCTCCATTGAATGCCTTAATGACCATATTGACTTTATTATGTGGCAataatgaatgaagaatattCTTATACATGAAAGGACAATCAAAGCTCTCAAGAAGACATAATTCAAAACCACAAAAAATGAGTTGCACGAATTAAGGGATTTAGCATACATTACGATCCAGTTGTAGCTTGCGGATAATACTCTTCGAGAGATCATCTAGTTGGCAGATTCAAAAGAAAGTTTGGACAAAGCGTGAGAACAGGTACAAGTCCATGTCATTGACAAATTGAATGTTTTTTAAGAAACATTTATATGGCATTTGGTTGTCAGAGAGAGCAAAGTTTGAGGTGCAATTGTATGAATTCAAATGATATTAACAATATTTCCGGCTCTGAATGTTAAGATCAAAGAGAAAGACAAAGCACTTCTCTTGGTGGCTTCACTACCTCCTTCATTTGATAAAAATATGACCACACTGTTGTTTGATAATGATATTCTTAAATTCAACGAGGTTAGTGCCGTTTTGCTAATGAATGAGATAggacaggggaaaaaaaaaaaatagcaatgaGGGGCTTCAAAAGGAGGGTAATCCCTTGGTTGTAGATGTTGGTCAAGAAAGAGAAATCAAATGAGATTGGATGAGTTCGGCAAGTACAATGGTTGCTCCAAATCTAAAGATCATAAAATAACTTGTAATTATTGAGAGGAGGAAAGTCATATAAAAAAGAATTGCTTGAAGtgtaaggaaaataaaatagagaaggAGAATAGAGATAAATCATCAAATGATGCTATCATAGCTAGAGAAGTCCTAAAGTGATGATAGAGATGTCGTTCTCACCACTTCATCAGGTATAATAACTTCAAATTAGATTTTAGATTTGGATTATATTCATACCATATGTATTCAGTCAGGGATTAGTTTGATACATATCATGCATGTGATAATGATGTAGTCAAAAAGacaa is drawn from Macadamia integrifolia cultivar HAES 741 chromosome 7, SCU_Mint_v3, whole genome shotgun sequence and contains these coding sequences:
- the LOC122084219 gene encoding uncharacterized protein LOC122084219: MALFSVDSKEVLVSRTRRDEPPTHFQLRIDSFSLLSKSSLERYDSGNFEAGGYKWKLCLYPKGNKGKNGEGHISLYLEISETDSLSPGWEVHALFRLLLLDQLGDKYLGIQDANGRARRFRASRTQSGFDRLISLKEFNDPTNGYLVDDICVFGAEVFVHRESVAGKRECLLMKAGPDTCNYTWKIDKFSELNKESHFSEVFTAGGHKWRIILRPKGCGEEEGKSLSLFLELNDSTTLLPGRGVYVEYQLRVVDQVDGKHVEKKRQRWFNDSNNNYGLRNFLSLDSFRDQSKGYLVKDVCIVEAHLLLIGVIEKQGSKSEWNHSTFLELNKEFHFSEVFTAGGHKWRIYLYPKGTGQEKGKSLSLFLHLDDSKTLLASRGLYVEVQLRLVDQINGEHVEHKLRNWFNDSSKNWGRRKFLSLNSLRDQSKGYLVKDVCIIEAHFLLVGAIEKLGQRVK
- the LOC122084458 gene encoding uncharacterized protein LOC122084458; the protein is MTLDANGRTRRFRETKTKSGWDRFITLKEFNHPTNGYLVNDTSVFGAEVFVHKESVAGKGECLLMTAGPVSCNHTWKIEKFSELANECHSSEVFIAGCHKWRISLYPNGNGEAKGKSLSLFLLLDGCCSCCNGFKIGCDFLF